A region from the Lolium perenne isolate Kyuss_39 chromosome 4, Kyuss_2.0, whole genome shotgun sequence genome encodes:
- the LOC127295046 gene encoding 14-3-3-like protein GF14-D, translating into MSPAEPTREESVYMAKLAEQAERYEEMVEFMERVAKATGGAGPGEELSVEERNLLSVAYKNVIGARRASWRIISSIEQKEEGRGNDAHAATIRSYRTKIEAELAKICDGILALLDSHLVPSAGAAESKVFYLKMKGDYHRYLAEFKSGAERKEAAESTMNSYKAAQDIALADLAPTHPIRLGLALNFSVFYYEILNSPDRACNLAKQAFDEAISELDSLGEESYKDSTLIMQLLRDNLTLWTSDTNEDGGDEIKEAPAPKESGEGQ; encoded by the exons ATGTCGCCGGCGGAGCCGACGCGGGAGGAGAGCGTGTACATGGCCAAGCTTGCGGAGCAGGCCGAGCGGTACGAGGAGATGGTGGAGTTCATGGAGCGCGTGGCCAAGGCCACCGGCGGGGCGGGGCCCGGGGAGGAGCTCTCCGTCGAGGAGCGCAACCTACTCTCCGTTGCCTACAAGAACGTCATCGGGGCCCGCCGCGCGTCCTGGAGGATCATCTCCTCCATCGAGCAGAAGGAGGAGGGCCGGGGCAACGACGCGCACGCCGCCACCATCCGCTCCTACCGCACCAAGATCGAGGCAGAGCTCGCCAAGATCTGCGACGGAATCCTCGCGCTGCTCGACTCCCACCTCGTGCCCTCCGCTGGCGCCGCAGAGTCCAAGGTCTTCTACCTCAAGATGAAGGGCGACTACCAcag GTATCTTGCTGAGTTTAAATCTGGTGCGGAGAGGAAGGAAGCTGCCGAGAGCACCATGAACTCATACAAAGCTGCTCAG GACATCGCTCTTGCAGATTTGGCTCCGACTCACCCCATCAGGCTTGGGCTTGCACTCAACTTCTCTGTGTTCTACTATGAGATCTTGAACTCCCCTGACCGTGCCTGCAACCTTGCAAAACAG GCCTTTGATGAGGCTATATCAGAGCTGGACAGCCTGGGTGAAGAATCCTACAAGGACAGCACTTTGATCATGCAGCTTCTGCGTGACAACTTGACTCTATGGACATCCGACACCAAT GAAGATGGTGGTGATGAGATCAAGGAAGCCCCAGCTCCGAAAGAATCTGGAGAAGGACAGTAA